A region of Oxyura jamaicensis isolate SHBP4307 breed ruddy duck chromosome 5, BPBGC_Ojam_1.0, whole genome shotgun sequence DNA encodes the following proteins:
- the ZC2HC1C gene encoding zinc finger C2HC domain-containing protein 1C, with product MAELQVAALPRVGAVAAAAQLPVTERDGPRVPQPRLEQPGSGCEDLTRGLRDLPAPKGRSCSSCVPAEGSQHGSGHGGFSSAGLRGRRVTGRARALPSKPPARRKEGVDRSYPLQPLLHLSAASVPAASAGQLGSSPRMEEAPSGRAGSKSKGKAPAGRSQPAAVLPAWTAEPKQSASHLYRRELAYILRLEADGQNLEEQIRKKEALLREKLRRTKEELRRIQREKELVEAEERRARDVERTHVRKAVRHPEEKTERVTARTGDGDCSGVQSAEVSVPRPSTTLHLQELAMGKLKKERLVASNNKIRDRVPMEGLATFSEPASKHSPPPSALPDHDYSEHLPAEVLYMQAASTVEQGELGQCSFCGRKFLCSRLKKHTSICSKSQGSKRKVFDSSKARARGTELEEYQQWKSSERPQNKPPRRNNWRQKHEVFIQTLRQARQAQQVLSKGGKVSDLPPLPPIENPDYVACPYCRRRFAPQVAERHVPKCKTLRSRPPSPPQRRRC from the exons ATGGCCGAGCTGCAGGTGGCCGCGCTTCCCCGCGTGGGTGCTGTGGCGGCAGCCGCTCAGCTCCCCGTGACGGAGCGGGACGGTCCCCgggtcccccagccccggctggaGCAGCCGGGGAGCGGCTGTGAGGATCTGACGCGGGGCCTGAGGGACCTCCCTGCCCCGAAGGGCCGGAGCTGCTCGTCCTGTGTGCCCGCGGAAGGCAGCCAGCACGGCTCCGGGCACGGGGGCTTCTCCtcagcggggctgcggggcaggcGTGTGACCGGCCGGGCCAGGGCTCTGccctccaagcccccagccAGGCGGAAGGAGGGAGTGGACCGCTCGTACCCTCTGCAACCGCTCCTGCACCTCAGCGCTGCGAGCGTGCCCGCAGCCAGCGCGGGACAGCTCGGAAGCTCCCCACGCATGGAGGAAGCGCCGAGCGGTAGGGCTGGCTCGAAGAGCAAAGGGAAGGCTCCGGCAGGGAGGTCTCagccagctgctgtgctccctgcttgGACAGCAGAGCCTAAGCAGTCGGCCTCCCATCTGTACAGGAGGGAGCTGGCGTACATCCTGAGGCTGGAGGCAGACGGACAGAACCTGGAGGAGCAAATCCGAAAGAAAGAGGCCCTCCTCAGGGAGAAGCTGAGGAGAACAAAAGAGGAGCTCAGGAGGATCCAAAGAGAGAAGGAGCTCgtggaggcagaggagagaagagcCAGAGATGTGGAGAGGACCCATGTGCGGAAGGCTGTGAGGCACCCCGAAGAGAAAACTGAACGAGTTACAGCCAGGACGGGCGATGGGGACTGTAGTGGGGTGCAGTCTGCAGAGGTGTCTGTCCCCAGACCCAGCACCACGCTCCATCTTCAAGAGCTGGCGATGGGGAAGCTCAAGAAGGAACGATTGGTGgccagcaacaacaaaattcgAGACCGCGTGCCCATGGAGGGTTTAGCCACCTTTTCAGAGCCGGCCTCAAAGCACagccctcctccctctgccctcccagACCACGATTACAGTGAGCACCTGCCTGCAGAGGTGCTTTACATGCAGGCTGCCAGCACTGTGGAGCAGGGGGAGCTTGGGCAATGCAGCTTCTGCGGACGCAAGTTTCTCTGCAGCAGGCTCAAGAAGCACACAAGTATCTGCAGCAAGAGCCAAGGCTCCAAGAGGAAGGTGTTTGACTCCAGCAAGGCCAGAGCTAGGGGCACGGAGCTGGAGGAGTATCAGCAGTGGAAGAGCTCAGAGAGGCCTCAG AATAAGCCACCCAGGAGGAACAACTGGCGGCAGAAGCACGAGGTCTTCATCCAGACCCTGCGCCAGGCCCGGCAGGCGCAGCAGGTGCTCTCCAAGGGAGGAAAGGTGTCTGACCTGCCGCCGCTGCCCCCCATTGAAAATCCAGATTACGTTGCCTGCCCTTACTGCAGACGCCGCTTTGCGCCCCAGGTAGCCGAGAGACACGTTCCCAAATGCAAAACCCTCAGGAGCAGGCCCCCATCCCCCCCGCAGAGGAGACGCTgctga
- the ACYP1 gene encoding acylphosphatase-1, translated as MVGAGRRGTRLPAAAAMSGSEGLLSVDYEVSGRVQGVFFRKYTQGEAKRLGLVGWVQNTSHGTVQGQVQGPADRVRELQEWLRKTGSPQSRISHAEFSNEKQIAALEHADFRIVK; from the exons ATGGTCGGGGCGGGGCGGCGAGGGACGCGGCTCCCGGCGGCCGCCGCCATGTcgggcagcgaggggctgctGTCGGTGGACTACGAGGTGTCCGGCAGGGTGCAGGGCGTCTTCTTCCGAAAGTACACGCAG GGTGAGGCCAAGAGGCTCGGGCTCGTCGGCTGGGTGCAGAACACGAGCCATGGCACTGTGCAGGGGCAGGTGCAGGGCCCGGCCGACCGCGTGCgggagctgcaggagtggctgcgGAAGACGGGGAGCCCCCAGTCCCGCATCAGCCACGCCGAGTTCAGCAACGAGAAGCAGATCGCGGCCCTGGAGCACGCGGACTTCAGGATCGTGAAGTAA